The following are encoded in a window of Colletotrichum lupini chromosome 3, complete sequence genomic DNA:
- a CDS encoding dolichyl-phosphate-mannose-protein mannosyltransferase, whose protein sequence is MASTTATPQGSVRQRNNAKRPTTPAAGAADAVVESLNKAGAKTKRSVSQPEYGVGLLITTILAFVTRFWGISHPNEVVFDEVHFGKFASYYLERTYFFDVHPPFGKLLFAFMGWLVGYDGHFHFENIGDSYISNKVPYVAFRALPAILGALTVSVTYLIMWESGYSLPACLLAAGLVLLDNAHIGQTRLILLDATLVFAMACSLLCYIKFYKLRHEPFSRKWWKWLILTGFALSADISTKYVGLFAFVTIGSAVIIDLWGLLDIKRPGGALSLPDFGKHFAARAFGLIIMPFLFYLFWFQVHFAVLTRSGPGDDFMTPEFQETLSDNVMLANSLTVEYYDTISIRHKETKTYLHSHDDHYPLRYDDGRVSSQGQQVTGYPYNDTNNYWQIIPLVDDQKTGKAVKNNDVVRLRHLGTDTMLLSHDVASPYYPTNQEFTTVPLADAYGDRLNDTLFEIRVENGKPGQEFKSISSHFKFIHNPSKVAMWTHTTPLPEWGHKQQEINGNKQLAPSSNIWFVEDLPAIPLDSKRREKPEKEVKTLPFFRKWFELQRSMFWHNNQLTSSHPYASHPYQWPFLLRGVSFWTQNDTRQQIYFLGNPIGWWLASSLLAVFAGIIGADQVSLRRGIDALDHRTRSRLYNSTGFFFLAWATHYFPFYLMGRQLFLHHYLPAHLASCLVAGALLEFIFTAEPAPEEGYEVIKGNKKAEGPKRHISARERFAGQSLAGAWIACGVILLIALAGWYFFLPLTYGYPGLTVEEVVRRKWLGYDLHFAK, encoded by the exons ATGGCGTCGACGACTGCCACCCCGCAGGGCAGCGTTCGCCAGCGCAACAATGCGAAGCGGCCTACCACGCCCGCTGCCGGTGCAGCTGACGCCGTCGTCGAGTCGTTGAACAAGGCCGGTGCGAAGACCAAGCGCTCCGTCTCCCAGCCCGAGTACGGCGTCGGACTTCTCATCACCACCATTCTCGCCTTCGTCACCCGTTTCTGGGGCATTAGCCATCCCAATGAGGTCGTCTTTGACGAAGTTCACTTTGGCAAG TTTGCCTCTTACTACCTCGAGAGAACCTACTTCTTCGATGTCCACCCTCCGTTCGGAAAGCTCCTCTTTGCCTTTATGGGATGGCTCGTTGGCTATGACGGACACTTCCACTTCGAGAATATTGGCGACTCTTACATCTCCAACAAGGTGCCCTATGTCGCCTTCCGAGCTCTGCCCGCCATTCTCGGCGCATTGACCGTCTCCGTCACCTACCTCATCATGTGGGAGTCTGGCTACAGCTTGCCCGCCTGCCTTTTGGCCGCCGGTCTTGTCTTGCTCGACAACGCTCACATTGGACAGACGCGTCTGATTCTTCTCGATGCTACCCTCGTCTTCGCCATGGCCTGCAGCTTGTTGTGCTATATCAAGTTCTACAAGCTGCGCCACGAGCCCTTCTCGCGCAAGTGGTGGAAGTGGCTGATCCTCACCGGATTCGCCCTGTCTGCCGATATCTCGACAAAGTACGTTGGACTCTTCGCCTTCGTCACCATTGGCTCCGCTGTGATTATCGATCTCTGGGGCCTGTTGGACATCAAGAGACCCGGCGGTGCCTTGAGTCTTCCCGACTTTGGCAAGCACTTTGCTGCTCGCGCCTTTGGCCTGATCATCATGCCCTTCCTCTTCTACCTCTTCTGGTTCCAGGTCCATTTCGCCGTCCTGACCCGATCCGGTCCTGGCGACGACTTCATGACTCCTGAGTTCCAGGAGACGCTGAGCGACAATGTCATGTTGGCCAACTCCTTGACCGTGGAGTACTACGACACCATCAGCATCCGCCACAAGGAGACCAAGACCTATCTGCACAGCCACGACGACCACTACCCTCTGCGCTACGATGACGGCCGTGTTTCCAGTCAGGGCCAGCAGGTTACCGGCTACCCTTACAACGACACCAACAACTACTGGCAGATCATCCCCTTGGTTGACGACCAGAAGACAGGCAAGGCCGTCAAGAACAACGATGTTGTGCGCCTCAGGCACTTGGGTACCGATACCATGCTGCTGTCCCACGACGTCGCCTCGCCCTACTACCCTACGAACCAGGAGTTCACTACGGTGCCTTTGGCTGATGCGTACGGCGACCGTCTCAACGACACCCTCTTTGAGATCCGCGTCGAGAACGGCAAGCCTGGTCAGGAGTTCAAGAGTATCTCGAGTCACTTCAAGTTCATCCACAACCCCAGCAAGGTTGCCATGTGGACGCACACCACCCCTCTGCCCGAATGGGGCCACAAGCAGCAGGAAATCAACGGCAACAAGCAGTTGGCGCCGAGCTCCAATATCTGGTTTGTTGAGGACCTTCCCGCGATCCCCCTCGACTCTAAGAGACGGGAGAAGCCGGAGAAGGAGGTTAAGACCCTGCCCTTCTTCCGCAAGTGGTTCGAGCTTCAGCGCTCCATGTTCTGGCACAACAACCAGTTGACCAGCAGCCACCCGTACGCCAGCCACCCCTACCAGTGGCCCTTCCTGCTCCGCGGTGTCAGCTTCTGGACTCAGAACGACACCCGCCAGCAGATCTACTTCCTTGGTAACCCCATCGGCTGGTGGCTCGCCAGCAGTCTTTTGGCAGTCTTTGCCGGTATCATCGGCGCGGACCAGGTGTCACTTAGACGAGGCATTGACGCTCTTGACCACC GTACCCGTTCGCGTCTGTACAACTCGACcggcttcttcttccttgCCTGGGCTACTCACTACTTCCCCTTCTATCTGATGGGCCGTCAACTCTTCCTTCACCACTATCTGCCGGCGCATTTGGCTTCCTGCTTGGTTGCTGGTGCTTTGTTGGAGTTCATCTTCACCGCCGAGCCCGCTCCCGAGGAGGGCTACGAAGTCATCAAGGGCAACAAGAAGGCCGAGGGACCTAAGAGACACATTTCGGCCCGCGAGCGATTCGCTGGTCAGAGTCTCGCTGGCGCCTGGATCGCTTGTGGCGTCATCCTTCTCATTGCCCTCGCCGGCTGGTACTTCTTCCTGCCCTTGACGTACGGATACCCTGGCCTCACGGTTGAGGAGGTTGTCCGTCGCAAGTGGCTCGGATACGACCTGCACTTTGCCAAATAG
- a CDS encoding endoribonuclease L-PSP, whose amino-acid sequence MSSLLRSVTRLSSRAAVRSTPRIITRFHIQPFSVNTAKMSEQSIVFTKNAPAALGPYSQAIKTPTAIYCSGQIPLTPEGTFVEGSIADKTKQCISNLKAVLVEAGSSIEKVVKVNIFLADMGDFAEMNGEYEKWFTHKPARSCVAVKTLPKNVDVEIECIALP is encoded by the exons ATGTCCTCACTCCTCAGATCCGTCACAAGACTTTCATCCCGCGCCGCCGTCCGCTCAACACCACGCATCATCACAAGATTCCATATTCAGCCCTTTAGCGTCAACACAGCAAAGATGTCTGAGCAATCCATCGTCTTCACTAAGAACGCCCCGGCCG CTCTTGGCCCCTAC TCCCAGGCCATCAAGACCCCCACCGCCATCTACTGCTCCGGCCAGATCCCCCTCACCCCCGAGGGCACCTTCGTCGAGGGCTCCATCGCCGACAAGACCAAGCAGTGCATCTCCAACCTCAAGGCCGTCCTCGTTGAGGCCGGCTCCTCCATTGAGAAGGTCGTCAAGGTCAACATCTTCCTCGCTGACATGGGCGACTTTGCC GAGATGAACGGCGAGTACGAGAAGTGGTTCACCCACAAGCCCGCCCGCAGCTGCGTCGCCGTCAAGACTCTGCCCAAGAACGTTGACGTTGAGATTGAGTGCATTGCCCTTCCTTGA
- a CDS encoding ubiquinol-cytochrome C reductase, translated as VLPGTSRISSRLPTPSDSTHSPPERSIASPTATKHHLSLHETAIFKNNFSMLGFVFATGFAFEMGFNGAMNKYWDYLNRGRQWKDIRHKYVEAADDDEE; from the exons GTGCTTCCCGGAACATCGCGAATTTCGTCAAGACTCCCAACCCCATCCGATTCAACCCACTCTCCCCCCGAACGATCCATCGCCTCGCCGACCGCAACGAAGCACCACTTGTCACTACACGAGAC CGCTATCTTCAAGAACAACTTCTCCATGCTTGGCTTTGTCTTTGCGACGGGCTTCGCTTTCGAAAT GGGCTTCAACGGCGCGATGAACAAGTACTGGGACTACCTTAACCGCGGC CGCCAATGGAAGGACATCCGCCACAAGTACGTTGAGGCTGCcgatgacgacgaggaaTAG
- a CDS encoding calcium-translocating P-type ATPase produces the protein MAATNKDAEKGVNVSDQDEKSQQQPLDIETKTAKNENHHGSRKFSLDTTDALTPDRGTEDMFNTKDNNKFAFAPGHLSKLLNPKSHNAFYALGGLAGLEKGLQTNRKTGLGVDEDKLDHAVSFEEVALKGVPKYGAAGNTVPQPDPKAKNDIPIPPPPSEYTGGFSDRKHAFRDNKLPDKKQKSFLQMVWIAYNDKVLILLSIAAIVSLALGLYETFGQSHAPGEARVEWVEGVAIMVAIVIVVMVGSINDWRMQQKFNTLNKKNDDRTVKVIRSGKSVEISVYDIVVGDVVHLSTGDMVPVDGIFIEGHGVKCDESSATGESDLLKKVGADEVYEALDKMAKDNVDHPDIEKMDPFIISGSKIQEGTGTFLATAVGVNSSYGRITMSLRTEQEDTPLQRKLNILADWIAKAGFAAALLLFVVLFIKFCVGLPTNNGTPEQKGQQFLKLFIVSVTVVVVAVPEGLPLAVTLALSFATSRMMKDNNLVRVLKACETMGNATTICSDKTGTLTQNKMSVVATTLGKSISFGGTDAPLESSREEKPKNSTSPSDETHVNSVRNVSAGDFAKDLSSETKQLLIQGNAVNSTAFEGDQEGEHTFIGSKTEVALLTFSRDQLGAGPVEEERSNANVVQVVPFDSAVKYMATVVKLSNGKYRAYVKGASEILLGKCTKVLDNPSGSELNVVDLTSEDKDMFAQTIDSYAGQTLRTIGSSFRDFDSWPPKEAVSEEDSRSADFDKIHQDMTLIAIYGIKDPLRPSVIDAIKDCNRAGVVVRMVTGDNILTARAIANECGIYHPEDGGIAMEGPTFRRKTEEELKDIVPKLQVLARSSPEDKRILVRTLKDLGETVAVTGDGTNDAPALKLSDIGFSMGIAGTEVAKEASGIILMDDNFASIVKALMWGRAVNDSVKKFLQFQLTVNVTAVVLTFVSAVASPTQESVLNAVQLLWVNLIMDTFAALALATDPPTRSVLDRKPDRKSASLITLRMAKMIMGQAILQLVITFVLNFAGRSLLGYGTSEDDTKSLNTLVFNTFVWLQIFNELNNRRLDNRFNIFENITKNYFFIGINLIMIGGQVLIIFKGGEAFQIHALNGKEWGLSIGLGAISLPWGAFIRLIPDAWVASCLPWFIRKKWAPDTISEKRLEEHRKFTGGLEPPLRTHTGLRGRRAQEHMPFRQRMHNVKVHAKAKIGGHDHSVSPIKEG, from the exons ATGGCGGCCACCAACAAAGATGCCGAGAAAGGCGTCAATGTCTCGGATCAGGACGAAAAGAGTCAGCAACAACCACTTGATATCGAGACCAAGACAGCCAAGAATGAGAACCACCATGGATCCCGCAAGTTCTCACTGGATACGACAGATGCTCTGACTCCTGATCGCGGCACCGAAGACATGTTTAACACGAAAGATAACAACAAATTCGCTTTCGCCCCGGGTCATTTGAGCAAGCTCTTGAACCCAAAAAGTCACAACGCCTTTTACGCTCTCGGGGGCCTTGCTGGTCTAGAGAAGGGTCTGCAAACCAACCGCAAGACCGGCTTGGGTGTTGATGAAGACAAATTGGATCACGCCGTTTCGTTTGAAGAGGTGGCCCTCAAAGGCGTGCCCAAGTACGGAGCAGCTGGAAACACAGTCCCCCAGCCGGACCCAAAAGCGAAGAATGATATCCCCATCCCACCTCCACCAAGCGAGTACACCGGTGGCTTTTCGGACCGTAAGCATGCGTTTCGAGATAACAAGCTACCTGACAAGAAGCAAAAGTCATTTCTACAGATGGTGTGGATCGCCTACAACGACAAGGTGTTGATTTTGTTGTCGATTGCCGCCATTGTCTCTCTTGCGCTTGGCTTATACGAGACTTTTGGACAAAGTCATGCACCGGGCGAAGCTCGAGTCGAGTGGGTTGAGGGTGTTGCCATTATGGTTGCCATTGTTATCGTTGTCATGGTTGGCTCGATCAACGATTGGCGAATGCAGCAAAAGTTCAACACTCTCAACAAAAAGAATGACGATCGCACTGTCAAGGTCATCCGTTCTGGCAAGTCGGTGGAAATATCTGTCTACGACATTGTGGTTGGCGATGTCGTTCATCTCTCAACAGGCGACA TGGTACCAGTTGACGGCATCTTCATTGAAGGTCATGGGGTCAAGTGCGACGAGTCATCGGCTACAGGCGAGTCTGATCTGCTCAAAAAGGTCGGCGCCGACGAAGTCTACGAGGCTCTTGACAAGATGGCAAAAGACAATGTCGATCATCCTGATATCGAGAAAATGGACCCCTTCATCATCTCCGGCAGCAAGATTCAAGAAGGCACTGGTACTTTCTTGGCCACTGCAGTTGGCGTCAATTCTTCATATGGCCGTATCACCATGTCTCTCAGAACCGAGCAAGAAGATACCCCATTGCAGAGAAAGCTCAACATTCTTGCAGATTGGATTGCGAAAGCTGGTTTTGCCGCAGCTTTGCTGTTGTTCGTTGTCCTTTTCATCAAGTTCTGCGTTGGACTTCCCACAAACAATGGTACTCCTGAGCAGAAGGGTCAGCAATTCCTAAAGCTCTTCATCGTCTCTGTTACCGTTGTCGTTGTGGCTGTTCCCGAGGGACTGCCTCTAGCTGTTACTTTAGCGCTATCTTTTGCAACATCACGTATGATGAAAGACAATAATTTGGTGAGAGTTCTCAAGGCTTGCGAGACAATGGGCAACGCAACCACCATTTGCTCAGACAAGACGGGAACCCTCACGCAAAACAAGATGTCAGTTGTTGCCACGACCCTAGGTAAGAGTATCAGTTTTGGCGGTACCGATGCTCCTCTTGAGTCCTCAAGAGAAGAGAAGCCCAAGAACAGTACGTCGCCTTCCGACGAAACCCACGTCAACTCGGTTCGCAATGTTTCAGCTGGAGATTTTGCCAAAGACCTGAGCTCCGAGACAAAGCAACTCCTCATTCAAGGCAATGCTGTCAACTCCACTGCGTTCGAGGGAGACCAAGAAGGAGAGCACACTTTCATCGGGTCCAAGACTGAAGTTGCCCTTCTCACTTTCAGCCGGGATCAACTAGGAGCCGGACCTGTCGAAGAGGAGCGATCAAACGCAAACGTGGTTCAAGTTGTCCCCTTCGATTCGGCAGTCAAGTACATGGCTACTGTTGTCAAACTCTCGAACGGTAAATACAGGGCTTACGTCAAGGGAGCCTCTGAGATTCTCCTCGGAAAATGCACCAAGGTGTTGGACAACCCAAGTGGTTCCGAGCTCAACGTGGTCGACTTGACTTCGGAGGACAAGGATATGTTCGCGCAAACAATTGACTCGTACGCTGGCCAAACCCTTCGCACAATTGGCTCTTCCTTCCGAGACTTCGACTCCTGGCCACCAAAGGAAGCCGTCTCCGAGGAGGACTCGAGGAGTGCAGATTTTGACAAGATTCACCAAGACATGACCCTCATTGCGATTTACGGTATCAAAGATCCCTTGAGACCTTCCGTCATCGATGCTATCAAGGACTGCAATCGCGCCGGTGTAGTGGTCCGCATGGTCACTGGAGACAACATCTTGACGGCAAGAGCAATCGCCAATGAATGTGGCATCTATCACCCCGAAGATGGTGGCATTGCCATGGAAGGTCCGACTTTCCGCAGGAAGACTGAGGAAGAGCTCAAGGACATTGTTCCCAAACTACAAGTTCTTGCGCGTTCCAGTCCAGAAGACAAGAGAATTCTTGTCCGAACTCTCAAAGATCTTGGTGAGACTGTTGCTGTGACTGGAGATGGCACGAATGACGCACCCGCACTGAAGCTGTCAGATATTGGATTTTCCATGGGCATTGCTGGCACCGAAGTTGCGAAAGAAGCATCTGGTATCATTCTGATGGATGACAACTTTGCTTCAATCGTCAAGGCGCTGATGTGGGGAAGAGCTGTGAATGACTCTGTAAAGAAGTTCTTACAG TTCCAACTGACCGTGAACGTTACCGCTGTTGTTTTGACATTTGTCTCTGCAGTCGCCAGCCCTACACAGGAATCGGTTCTCAACGCCGTCCAACTGCTCTGGGTCAACTTGATCATGGACACATTTGCCGCGCTCGCGCTTGCCACGGACCCGCCGACTCGCAGTGTCCTGGACCGCAAGCCTGACCGAAAGTCTGCTTCACTTATCACGCTGAGGATGGCCAAGATGATTATGGGACAAGCAATTTTGCAGCTCGTGATCACCTTTGTCTTGAACTTTGCTGGACGCAGCCTTTTGGGCTATGGCACATCCGAAGATGATACCAAGAGTCTGAATACCCTCGTTTTCAACACATTTGTTTGGTTGCAGATTTTCAACGAACTGAA CAATCGCCGCCTAGATAACAGGTTCAACATTTTCGAGAACATCACCAAGAACTACTTCTTCATCGGAATCAACCTGATCATGATTGGTGGTCAGGTTCTCATCATTTTCAAGGGAGGTGAGGCATTCCAGATCCATGCTCTAAATGGCAAAGAATGGGGTCTCTCTATCGGCCTCGGCGCCATCTCTCTTCCTTGGGGAGCTTTCATCCGTCTCATTCCCGACGCGTGGGTGGCTTCATGTCTGCCATGGTTCATCCGCAAGAAGTGGGCGCCTGATACGATTTCGGAGAAGCGTCTCGAGGAGCATCGCAAGTTTACTGGCGGTCTCGAACCTCCTCTGCGGACACACACTGGACTCAGAGGCCGCAGAGCGCAGGAGCACATGCCGTTCCGCCAGCGGATGCACAATGTGAAGGTCCATGCCAAGGCGAAGATTGGCGGCCATGATCACAGCGTTTCGCCTATCAAGGAGGGTTAA